A stretch of DNA from Desulfobulbaceae bacterium DB1:
CAGTTTGCATTTGCTGGCAATCGCACATTCGATGAACATATTGTCGTCAGGATCTTCACTGATCGTGACCGATATGCCTTCCGTATCCACAAATTCCGCGTGAATTGTGAAAAGCTCGATTATTTGCGAGATATCAACTGAAGGGAATTTTTTTGCCAACTCCTGGCCGACCCGACGATATTCATCGAGGATTTCCTTGGAAAGCACGATCTGGACTTTCTTCGCCCGCCATGCTTTCAGAATTTGCAAGGGCGGCCCACTGAAGAAAATACCAGAGATGAACACATTGGTGTCGAGGACGATTTTCATTTTTTTCCTCGAACTTTCAATATCGCTTCCTCAATATCAGTTTTTTTCACTCCTGCCTTTTTGCCTTTTCTCCTGGCGTCAGCAATAAGGGTGTCGAATTCTTCGAGCGAAGGAGGGGTTATGCTCTTCAGAATAACGACATCATTATCGCCTACCACTACGAATTGTGCTCCTGGCTGGAGATTTAACCGTTTACGAATATCCTCTGGAATGACGACCTGCCCTTTTGATGACATTTTGGTTGTTGCGACTTGAGTCATGTTGAACCTCCGCGTATTATTAATCTTACTGGTAAGATTATAAACTACCCTTGGAGGAAATGCAAAAAATATACGTATATGGCAGGAGCATATGATTCATATTCGCCTCTTGGTGTGGTCACATTTTCATTTTTTTCGACCGGTGATATATTGACTCTCAGGGAAGACGGAATGCCAGAAAGGCCTTTGCCCATGATAACAATACGATAATACAATTTTTTTCACCAATCGGGGGTGACCTTGGAAATGTCCATAGTAGGTGTGCGTATCATCCATGTAAATTTTCAATCCACCTGTGCGCTTCAACATCGGTTACTTTCCCAAGATACTGCTGGGTCGTCGCAAGATCTGCGTGGCGAAGGATCACCTTGCTGATTATCTCAAGCGGAACACCTGCCCTTGATGCAAACATTGCCGCATGCCGCCTGAGATCATGGGGCCGCAAACTGGATGTGTCCTATTTTGTAGCAATTCCGGGAAAACGGTCCAGAAATCCGGAAAAACACTCACTCATAGTGTGATTATTCTGGGCGGAATCATCGCAAGTTGTTGTATTAGTGTTTCTTATGTCCCAAACCGCTTGATGGCGCAAAAATTGCTTCATGCAAATGAGAGTTTTTGATATCTTTCAAAAAACCATCATAGTAAAACCTTAAAGCGAGGAATAAAGATGAAGAAGAAGTTATTGGCAGGGTTGGCAATTGGAGTAATGATGTTTGGTATGGACCGGGCAGCAAATGCCTCACCTATTACTTTGGTCGACCAGGGGGCTACTTGGCAATATTCTGTGTTAAGTAGCGATCTGTGGCCCATTTGGAATACTGCCAATTATTCTTCATTCGATTGGTCCAGTGCTACATGGCTCACCGGGCAAGCTGCTTTTGGAAATCCTTATTCCTTGCCATACAATACGACTTGGACTGCCAACACAGACATTGCACTCCAGAAAACATTTAATATTGATGGGTTATTATCAACACCAATTATTCTCAATGTCGCCTCTGATAACGGGTTCATGGTATTCATTAATGGCCAGCAAGTAGCGAAAGAGAATGCGGAAGCTTATACATCTTACTGGGAGTACACATTGAATCTAACTACACTTGGCTTCCTTTCTCCCGGTCAGAACATCATTCAGGTTCTTGCCGAGGACCATGGTGGGGCAACATTTTTTGACCTTAAATTGACAGGAGACGTTGCCCCCGTCCCCGAACCAGCCACCATGCTCCTCATGGGAACGGGATTGGCTGGACTCATCGGAGCACGCAGAAGAAAGAAAGCCTAATATCTGCTCCAACATTATCGGGCACATCACCAGGCAGGGTCATTCGTTTGGCTCTGCCTTTTTTTGTTCCCTCCCGAGTGGCAAGAAGGGGCTCAGGCCAGCGCCACTCTTCCTGTCCAGTTAAAACATCATTAAAAGCCCTTTTCAAGTCTACAGCATATCAAATCTTGACTCCCCTGCCATAGTGGCTATATAATAGCCTCAATCCAGATTCTTCATTCGCTGAAAAAACAACAATGGACTATTAATGGGCTATTATGAATTACTACGAGATGACAGATAAGGCGATAGAGGCCGAGATAGGAATGCGTATAAAATCGCTTCGGCTGCGAAGAAATCTGACCCAACAGCAGGTTGCCGAAGCGGCGGCAGTTTCACTTAACGTAATCAAGGCCCTGGAGTCGGGAAAGGGAAAACTTTCATCTCTCATTTCCGTGCTTCGGGAGCTTGGTGCCCTGGATGAACTGGACCGGTTTATTCAGGACCAAGTGGTCAGCCCATTACAATTGGCCAGGCGACAAGGCAAAAAGAGGCAACGAGCGTCAGGCACACGGAAAACCGTTTCCTCCGAAGAGAGCTCTGAATGGTAGAACAAGTCAGTACCGCCATAATCAGCTTATGGGGCGAAAATATCGCTGCGGTCTCCTGGCTTGCGGACAGGGGCTATGCTGTTTTTGAGTATGAGCCGAGTTTTCTCAAAAAGGGGCTTGATATTTCTCCTATCCACATGAGTCTGGCAGAAGCAGGACAAGGTGATGGTCTCTTTTCGTTTCCGACATTGAACCAAAATACCTTTCTTGGACTGCCCGGACTCCTTGCCGACGCACTTCCAGATAAATTCGGCAATGCCGTTATTGATACATGGCTGGCTCGAAACGGACGCTCCCCCGGCAGTTTCAGCCCGGTCGAGCGTCTCTGTTATACCGGAAGCAGAGGCATGGGGGCCTTGGAATTCAGCCCTCCGGTAAACAAGGAGCTCGACAATCCGGTTCCGATTGAAGTTGCTGAGCTGGTCAGACTGGCCCAGGAGATCACAAACAGCCGCTGCTCCCTGAAGGTCGATTTTTTCGGCGACAAGGGGGATCATGAGGCTATTATGGACATCTTGCGCGTCGGCACCTCAGCTGGTGGAGCAAGGCCAAAAGCCATCATCGCCATGAACGGAAACGGCAATGTCATATCCGGTCAGGGGAAGGCCCCGGCAGGATATGACCACTGGATAGTAAAATTCGACGGAGTAAGCGACCTCGAATTCGGAAAACCACAAGGGTACGGTCGGATCGAATATGCCTATTACCTGATGGCCAAGGAGGCAGGTATCGAGATGACGGAATGCCGGCTCCTTGAAGAACATGGCCGAGCCCATTTTCTCACCAAACGTTTTGACCGGCAAGGCAACAAAAAGATACACATGCAATCATTGTGCGGCTTAGCCCACTATGATTTTAATATGGCCGGAAGCTATAGTTACGAGCAGGCCTTTGCCGTTATGCGCAGACTGCGGCTCAGCAAGGCCGAAGCTGCCCAACAATATCGGAGAATGATTTTCAATGTCATTGCCCGCAATCAGGATGACCATACCAAAAATATCGCTTTCCTGATGAATCAGGACGGAAAATGGCACCTTGCCCCTGCTTTTGATATGACCTATTCCCATAACCCCGCAGGCATCTGGACCAACCAGCACCAGATGAGTATCAACGGAAAACGGGATCATTTCCAACTGGACGATCTCACGTCAGTTGGAGAGAGTATCAGCCTGCCGAGACCAGGCGAAATTATCGGTGAAATTGTAGATGCTGTGCGCAAATGGCCGATATTTGCCGA
This window harbors:
- a CDS encoding toxin HipA, with the translated sequence MVEQVSTAIISLWGENIAAVSWLADRGYAVFEYEPSFLKKGLDISPIHMSLAEAGQGDGLFSFPTLNQNTFLGLPGLLADALPDKFGNAVIDTWLARNGRSPGSFSPVERLCYTGSRGMGALEFSPPVNKELDNPVPIEVAELVRLAQEITNSRCSLKVDFFGDKGDHEAIMDILRVGTSAGGARPKAIIAMNGNGNVISGQGKAPAGYDHWIVKFDGVSDLEFGKPQGYGRIEYAYYLMAKEAGIEMTECRLLEEHGRAHFLTKRFDRQGNKKIHMQSLCGLAHYDFNMAGSYSYEQAFAVMRRLRLSKAEAAQQYRRMIFNVIARNQDDHTKNIAFLMNQDGKWHLAPAFDMTYSHNPAGIWTNQHQMSINGKRDHFQLDDLTSVGESISLPRPGEIIGEIVDAVRKWPIFAEKAGLNEEKASEISRYHRLDI
- a CDS encoding putative toxin-antitoxin system toxin component, PIN family, with the translated sequence MKIVLDTNVFISGIFFSGPPLQILKAWRAKKVQIVLSKEILDEYRRVGQELAKKFPSVDISQIIELFTIHAEFVDTEGISVTISEDPDDNMFIECAIASKCKLIVSGDRHLLSVSGFHDIAVLKPREFVDSYLK